The Geothrix sp. genome window below encodes:
- a CDS encoding DinB family protein yields MERGKLWRTAFGGNIRLLELNGAGLTEDLAAKRPASGVASAAWIVGHLVASRRRIVKMLGGSLPEEPTWEQHYARGGPGATAHLDWAGLLEAFRATDQALKTAFQQLEDWDRPTLNPALGAEQPLEQVLSFLFMHECYHLGQIGIVRKLHGLPGAI; encoded by the coding sequence ATGGAACGGGGCAAGCTCTGGCGGACCGCCTTCGGCGGCAACATCCGGCTCCTGGAGCTGAACGGGGCCGGGCTCACCGAGGACCTGGCCGCCAAGCGGCCGGCCTCCGGCGTGGCTTCGGCCGCCTGGATCGTGGGGCATCTGGTGGCCTCCCGGCGCCGGATCGTGAAGATGCTGGGCGGGAGCCTGCCGGAGGAACCGACCTGGGAACAGCACTATGCCCGCGGCGGTCCGGGAGCCACCGCCCACCTGGACTGGGCGGGGCTGCTGGAGGCCTTCCGGGCGACGGATCAGGCCCTGAAGACCGCCTTCCAGCAACTGGAGGACTGGGATCGCCCGACCCTGAACCCGGCCCTGGGCGCGGAACAGCCCCTGGAGCAGGTGCTGTCGTTCCTCTTCATGCACGAGTGTTACCACTTGGGGCAGATCGGCATCGTCCGCAAATTGCACGGCCTGCCAGGAGCCATCTGA
- the coaBC gene encoding bifunctional phosphopantothenoylcysteine decarboxylase/phosphopantothenate--cysteine ligase CoaBC, with amino-acid sequence MQIILGITGGIAAYKSAELARLLANQGHRVRCILTEAGARFITPLTLTSLTGEPCFGANPDQGEWRANPSIEHIELARWADLVAVVPATANILGKTANGLATDLLSTVLLATRAPVLWAPAMNTGMWEHPAVQANIARLRAFGHAVVEPGEGTLACGEEGSGKLAEVVSIAEAIQMHGTPKLRSLRGRRVLITSGPTREDLDPVRTLTNRSTGAMGIELARAFRDVGAQVQLVLGGDLPAPWGVETLRVRSAQQMLEACEARWADSDGLVAAAAVADQRPEALAPEKVKKGDGPETLVLVRTPDILARLSAARRADQWVLGFAAESEKHLEQAAAKLVKKGLDAVLVNDVQGGRAFGAQANTLTPVTAQGPHDPLGPLAKDQLARAVVQWWAHRLEARESGR; translated from the coding sequence ATGCAGATCATCCTGGGGATCACCGGCGGGATCGCCGCCTACAAATCCGCCGAGCTGGCCCGGCTGCTGGCCAACCAGGGCCATCGGGTGCGCTGCATCCTCACGGAGGCCGGGGCGCGGTTCATCACACCGCTCACGCTCACCAGCCTGACGGGCGAGCCCTGTTTCGGTGCCAACCCCGACCAGGGGGAATGGCGTGCCAATCCCAGCATCGAGCACATCGAGCTGGCCCGCTGGGCCGACCTGGTGGCCGTGGTGCCCGCCACGGCGAACATCCTAGGAAAGACCGCCAACGGCCTCGCCACGGATCTGCTCAGCACCGTCCTGCTCGCCACCCGGGCCCCGGTGCTCTGGGCTCCGGCCATGAACACGGGCATGTGGGAGCATCCCGCGGTGCAGGCGAACATCGCCCGGCTGCGCGCCTTCGGCCACGCGGTGGTGGAGCCCGGCGAGGGCACCCTGGCCTGCGGCGAGGAAGGATCCGGAAAACTGGCGGAGGTGGTCTCCATCGCCGAGGCCATCCAGATGCACGGCACACCCAAGCTGCGCAGCCTCCGCGGCCGCCGCGTGCTCATCACCTCGGGCCCCACGCGGGAGGACCTGGATCCGGTCCGCACGCTCACCAACCGCAGCACCGGCGCCATGGGCATCGAGCTGGCGCGGGCCTTCCGCGATGTGGGGGCCCAGGTCCAGCTGGTGCTGGGCGGCGACCTGCCGGCGCCCTGGGGCGTGGAGACCCTCCGCGTCCGCAGCGCCCAGCAGATGCTGGAGGCATGTGAGGCCCGCTGGGCGGATTCGGACGGCCTGGTGGCCGCCGCCGCCGTGGCGGATCAGCGCCCCGAAGCGCTGGCGCCCGAGAAGGTGAAGAAGGGCGACGGGCCCGAAACCCTGGTGCTGGTGCGGACACCGGACATCCTGGCGCGCCTCTCGGCTGCCCGGCGGGCAGATCAGTGGGTGCTCGGCTTCGCGGCCGAGAGCGAGAAGCACCTGGAGCAGGCCGCCGCCAAGCTGGTGAAGAAGGGGCTGGACGCCGTGCTGGTGAACGATGTTCAAGGCGGCCGGGCTTTCGGCGCCCAGGCCAACACCCTGACGCCCGTCACGGCCCAGGGCCCCCATGACCCCCTCGGGCCCCTGGCGAAGGATCAGCTGGCCCGGGCCGTGGTGCAGTGGTGGGCACACCGGCTGGAAGCCCGGGAGAGCGGCCGGTAA
- a CDS encoding acetyl-CoA carboxylase biotin carboxylase subunit → MPVTKILIANRGEIAIRVIRTCREMGIPTVAVYSEADRGALHVRMADEAYFIGPAAARESYLVLEKILDVCKRSGADAVHPGYGFLSENAEAARAFQAAGITFIGPRPECIVSMGSKTAAREVAIAAGCPVVPGIQETMADEELLVASQKIGFPVMLKAAMGGGGKGMRLVHKPEEFTSSLARARGEALSSFGDDSVYVEKAIVQPRHIEIQIFSDTHGNHVYLHERECSVQRRHQKVIEEAPSPHVTPEMRKAMGEAALKVARAVNYVGAGTVEFLADADRNFYFLEMNTRLQVEHPVTEWITGLDLVKWQILVARGEQLPMTQEEIPLNGWAMECRVYAEDPDKNFMPSPGKITFLRTPSGRNVRDDSGVYEGAEVPMFYDPMISKLSTWGPTRLEAIERMRAALGEYRIGGIRHNIAFHEALMEHEPFRAGALHTGMLDKPFWKRKGQGPDLKFAVAAALLHELETEQRRATQPSAGGEGKPDAWKHWGRFNRL, encoded by the coding sequence ATGCCCGTGACCAAGATCTTGATTGCCAACCGCGGGGAAATCGCGATCCGCGTGATCCGCACCTGCCGCGAGATGGGCATCCCCACGGTGGCCGTGTATTCCGAGGCCGATCGCGGCGCCCTGCATGTGCGCATGGCAGATGAGGCCTACTTCATCGGCCCCGCGGCGGCCCGGGAGAGCTACCTGGTGCTGGAGAAGATCCTGGATGTCTGCAAGCGCAGCGGCGCCGACGCGGTGCATCCGGGCTACGGCTTCCTGTCCGAGAACGCCGAAGCCGCCAGGGCTTTCCAGGCGGCGGGCATCACCTTCATCGGGCCTCGCCCCGAGTGCATCGTGAGCATGGGCTCCAAGACCGCCGCCCGGGAGGTGGCCATCGCTGCGGGCTGCCCCGTGGTGCCGGGCATCCAGGAGACCATGGCCGATGAGGAGCTGCTGGTCGCCTCCCAGAAGATCGGCTTCCCCGTGATGCTCAAGGCCGCCATGGGCGGCGGCGGCAAGGGCATGCGCCTGGTGCACAAGCCCGAGGAGTTCACTTCCTCGCTCGCGCGGGCGCGCGGCGAGGCGCTGTCCAGCTTCGGCGACGACAGCGTCTATGTGGAGAAGGCCATCGTCCAGCCCCGCCACATCGAGATCCAGATCTTCTCCGACACCCACGGCAACCATGTCTACCTGCACGAGCGCGAATGCTCCGTGCAGCGGCGGCACCAGAAGGTCATTGAGGAGGCGCCCAGCCCCCATGTGACGCCGGAGATGCGCAAGGCCATGGGCGAGGCGGCCCTCAAGGTGGCCCGGGCCGTGAACTATGTGGGCGCGGGCACGGTGGAGTTCCTGGCCGACGCCGACCGGAACTTCTACTTCCTGGAGATGAACACCCGCCTCCAGGTGGAACATCCCGTCACGGAATGGATCACGGGCCTGGACCTGGTGAAGTGGCAGATCCTCGTGGCCCGGGGCGAGCAGCTGCCCATGACCCAGGAGGAGATCCCCCTCAACGGCTGGGCCATGGAGTGCCGCGTCTACGCCGAGGACCCCGACAAGAACTTCATGCCGAGCCCCGGGAAGATCACCTTCCTGCGCACCCCCAGCGGCCGCAATGTGCGCGATGACAGCGGCGTCTACGAAGGGGCCGAAGTGCCCATGTTCTACGACCCCATGATCAGCAAGCTCAGCACCTGGGGGCCCACGCGCCTCGAGGCCATCGAGCGCATGCGCGCGGCCCTGGGCGAGTACCGCATCGGCGGCATCCGCCACAACATCGCCTTCCACGAGGCGCTGATGGAGCATGAGCCCTTCCGGGCCGGCGCCCTGCACACGGGCATGCTGGACAAACCCTTCTGGAAGCGGAAGGGGCAGGGGCCCGACCTGAAGTTCGCGGTGGCGGCGGCGCTGCTGCACGAGCTCGAAACCGAGCAGCGACGGGCCACCCAGCCGTCCGCCGGGGGCGAGGGGAAACCCGATGCCTGGAAGCACTGGGGCCGGTTCAACCGGTTGTAG
- a CDS encoding biotin/lipoyl-containing protein, translating into MKRTLILGKDSHEVELIHQDGATTLVWEGVSHPIDILELEPGCYSILMEGRSVEVRLDPAKSPDPDTHAYRAMLYDGSYEFALVDPRRALLAGSGGAGAGGGVLSSPMPGKIVKLLAKVGDSVQEGQTLLVMEAMKMQNELKTSTTGTVTVVHVQEGATVETGAALITVVAPET; encoded by the coding sequence GTGAAACGGACCCTGATCCTCGGCAAGGACTCCCACGAGGTGGAGCTCATCCACCAGGACGGCGCGACGACGCTGGTCTGGGAGGGGGTGAGCCATCCCATCGACATCCTGGAGCTGGAACCCGGCTGCTATTCGATCCTCATGGAGGGCCGCTCGGTGGAGGTGCGCCTGGACCCGGCCAAGTCGCCGGACCCCGACACCCATGCCTACCGGGCGATGCTCTACGACGGCTCCTACGAATTCGCCCTGGTGGATCCCCGCCGGGCCCTCCTGGCGGGTTCCGGCGGCGCCGGGGCCGGTGGCGGCGTGCTGTCCTCGCCCATGCCCGGCAAGATCGTGAAATTGCTCGCGAAAGTCGGCGACTCCGTTCAGGAGGGCCAGACCCTCCTCGTCATGGAGGCCATGAAGATGCAGAACGAACTGAAGACCAGCACCACCGGGACTGTGACGGTCGTCCATGTCCAGGAGGGCGCCACCGTGGAGACGGGGGCTGCGCTTATCACTGTCGTGGCGCCCGAAACCTGA
- a CDS encoding OmpA family protein translates to MKKTLLFLLAGTALSLSAQQGQAWVAGHLGQTIFEKDKNLAKPGIELKDQLHYGLGVGHWYTDRWGLDLRALHNDLKADKIPGAPTGDETHLLASGLFNFRPGAENWYPYLSAGFGGTNVNKKYSPSGKETTRLNYHGGLGVMGKLAENFMLDLNVKAVSVELPKSRMEYLATLGLGYTWGGAKKAAPAPPPPPPPPAPEPKPEPVAPPPPPPPPAPEPEVVKPVPPPPPAKIVLDEAVLHFANGKADLGPDATAAIQKVADGLKAYPGNYKLEVSGHTSSVGGKALNKSLAKRRADAVAKVLVDSGIPASKVTTVGVGPDKPIADNATKEGQAKNRRVEIDVQVNDGKTEVRKTETGVVDGAAAPAPAPKKSVKKAAKATK, encoded by the coding sequence ATGAAAAAAACCTTGCTGTTCTTGCTGGCTGGAACGGCGTTGAGTCTTTCCGCCCAGCAGGGTCAGGCCTGGGTGGCTGGCCACCTGGGTCAGACCATTTTCGAGAAGGACAAGAACCTTGCTAAGCCTGGGATTGAGCTGAAGGATCAGCTCCACTACGGTCTGGGTGTTGGGCATTGGTACACCGATCGTTGGGGCCTGGACCTCCGCGCCCTGCATAACGACCTGAAGGCCGACAAGATCCCTGGTGCTCCCACCGGGGATGAGACCCACCTGCTGGCCTCGGGCCTGTTCAACTTCCGTCCCGGCGCTGAGAACTGGTATCCCTACCTCTCCGCTGGTTTCGGCGGGACGAATGTGAACAAGAAATACTCCCCCAGCGGCAAGGAGACCACCCGCCTCAACTACCACGGCGGGCTCGGCGTCATGGGCAAGCTGGCCGAGAACTTCATGCTCGACCTGAATGTCAAGGCTGTGAGCGTGGAGCTTCCCAAGTCGCGCATGGAGTATCTGGCGACGCTGGGCCTCGGTTACACCTGGGGCGGTGCCAAGAAGGCCGCTCCGGCCCCCCCGCCGCCGCCTCCCCCGCCCGCTCCCGAGCCAAAGCCCGAGCCGGTTGCACCGCCGCCGCCGCCTCCCCCGCCCGCTCCCGAACCGGAAGTGGTGAAGCCAGTGCCGCCGCCGCCGCCCGCCAAGATCGTTCTGGACGAGGCCGTGCTGCACTTCGCCAATGGCAAGGCGGACCTGGGTCCGGACGCCACCGCGGCCATCCAGAAGGTGGCTGACGGCCTCAAGGCCTACCCGGGCAACTACAAGCTCGAGGTGAGCGGTCACACCTCCTCCGTGGGCGGCAAGGCCCTGAACAAGTCCCTGGCCAAGCGCCGGGCCGACGCGGTTGCCAAGGTCCTGGTGGACTCCGGCATCCCCGCCTCCAAGGTCACCACCGTGGGCGTAGGCCCCGACAAGCCCATCGCCGACAACGCGACCAAGGAAGGCCAGGCCAAGAACCGCCGCGTGGAGATCGATGTGCAGGTCAACGACGGCAAGACCGAGGTCCGCAAGACCGAGACCGGAGTCGTCGATGGCGCCGCCGCTCCGGCTCCTGCGCCCAAGAAGTCCGTGAAGAAGGCCGCCAAGGCCACCAAGTAG
- the mscL gene encoding large conductance mechanosensitive channel protein MscL has protein sequence MSMKDEFKAFIMKGNVVDLAIAVVVGGAFGKIITAFVDGIVMPLVTYVLPANIKWEEWVLGKFRIGAVLGATVNFLIIALVIFLVLIKFLGKFIKKEEAPAAPTTKECPACLEQVPLKATRCKHCTSSL, from the coding sequence ATGTCGATGAAAGACGAGTTCAAGGCCTTCATCATGAAGGGGAATGTGGTCGATCTGGCCATCGCCGTGGTCGTGGGCGGCGCCTTCGGCAAGATCATCACGGCCTTCGTGGACGGGATCGTCATGCCGCTGGTGACCTATGTGCTTCCCGCCAACATCAAGTGGGAAGAGTGGGTTCTCGGCAAGTTCCGCATCGGCGCCGTGCTCGGCGCCACGGTGAACTTCCTGATCATCGCCCTGGTGATCTTCCTCGTGCTGATCAAGTTCCTGGGCAAGTTCATCAAGAAGGAGGAGGCCCCGGCCGCCCCCACCACCAAGGAATGCCCGGCCTGTCTGGAGCAGGTGCCCCTCAAGGCCACCCGCTGCAAGCACTGCACGAGTTCGCTGTAG
- the ileS gene encoding isoleucine--tRNA ligase: protein MKADLPQREPKRLERWKAESLYRRIEAKRKTDNAAGKGKGREVLHDGPPYANGAIHMGHALNKILKDVVVKSRWMEGYESPYVPGWDCHGLPIEHAVEKDLGPKRREMSRADFLQKCRVYAQKWIDTQRTAFQRLGVLGAWEQPYVTMDPRYEAETVRHLAKLFDSGSVTRKLKVVHWSYGARTALAEAEVEYADKTSPAITVAFPVADSEAKRLELPTPMFVPIWTTTPWTLPSNLAVAMHPDLEYAVVRVRVGDTDRHYIVAVTLREDFGKKLGADLHTVEIRKGKEFQTLVARHPWIDRQSPILLADYVVADTGTGLVHTAPDHGVDDFNLAHHLGLLQLVGPDGKFLPAVNDPELEGKNIFDCNPLVVERLKREGRLLHEETLTHSYPHCWRTKTPILFRATEQWFITMDSELAGKGRTLRELGLEGVERTQWIPAQGQNRIHAMIEGRPDWCISRQRAWGTPITVLRCEACGEPLVADAIFEAAATAIEAGGIEAWADLPVDRLVPAGARCACGSTAFQKETDILDVWIDSGVSASVVCASHPELTRDDYGKFIYLEGSDQHRGWFHSSLLFNLAATGTKPYKQVVTHGFVLDGKGQKMSKSLGNVITPEEILKTLGADILRWWAASCDYSEDIRISKEILDRSADAYRKIRNTLRFLLGALADFDPARDAVAPADLAPLDRWVLDAFARTTVEARDAYTRFEFHRATQAIHGFCQLELSGRYFEIIKDRLYCDALDSPRRASCRQACWELAQGLCTLLAPVMSFTADEAWEQIPGCSGSVHEQRFPELKAPAGEPKWEKLWQVREAVQAAMEPHRAAKTIGTSLDAAVAITLGSEADWDLLTGLGESLDDLLVVSSIARGVDPSASNGPIVLVTPHEGEKCPRCWNRKGGHGAGEDAALCVRCAAVVA, encoded by the coding sequence ATGAAGGCGGACCTGCCGCAGCGCGAGCCGAAACGGCTGGAGCGCTGGAAGGCCGAGAGCCTCTATCGCCGCATCGAGGCGAAGCGGAAGACCGATAACGCCGCCGGCAAGGGTAAGGGCCGCGAGGTGCTGCACGACGGCCCGCCCTACGCCAACGGCGCGATCCACATGGGCCACGCGCTCAACAAGATCCTCAAAGATGTGGTGGTGAAGTCCCGGTGGATGGAGGGCTACGAATCGCCGTATGTGCCGGGCTGGGATTGCCACGGCCTGCCCATCGAGCATGCGGTGGAGAAGGATCTCGGCCCCAAGCGGCGGGAGATGAGCCGCGCCGACTTCCTCCAGAAGTGCCGCGTCTACGCCCAGAAGTGGATCGACACCCAGCGCACGGCCTTCCAGCGCCTCGGCGTGCTGGGCGCCTGGGAGCAGCCCTATGTGACCATGGACCCCCGCTACGAGGCGGAAACGGTGCGCCACCTGGCCAAGCTCTTCGACAGCGGCTCCGTCACCCGCAAGCTGAAGGTCGTCCACTGGAGCTATGGCGCCCGCACGGCCCTGGCTGAGGCGGAGGTGGAATATGCCGACAAGACCAGCCCCGCCATCACCGTGGCTTTCCCGGTCGCGGATTCCGAGGCCAAGCGGCTGGAACTGCCCACGCCGATGTTCGTGCCCATCTGGACCACGACGCCCTGGACTCTGCCCAGCAACCTGGCCGTGGCCATGCACCCTGACCTGGAATACGCTGTCGTCCGCGTCCGCGTGGGTGACACGGACCGCCACTACATCGTGGCGGTGACCCTGCGCGAGGACTTCGGGAAGAAGCTCGGCGCCGACCTGCACACCGTGGAGATCCGCAAGGGCAAGGAATTCCAGACCCTCGTGGCCCGGCATCCCTGGATCGATCGGCAGAGCCCGATCCTGCTGGCGGACTATGTCGTCGCCGACACCGGCACGGGCCTGGTGCACACCGCGCCCGACCACGGCGTGGACGACTTCAACCTGGCGCATCATCTGGGCCTGCTCCAGCTGGTGGGCCCCGACGGCAAGTTCCTGCCCGCGGTGAATGACCCGGAGCTGGAGGGGAAGAACATCTTCGACTGCAATCCCCTGGTGGTGGAGCGGCTGAAGCGGGAAGGGCGCCTTCTCCACGAGGAGACCCTGACCCACAGCTATCCCCACTGCTGGCGCACCAAGACGCCCATCCTCTTCCGGGCCACCGAGCAGTGGTTCATCACCATGGATTCGGAACTGGCCGGGAAAGGCCGTACCCTGCGCGAGCTGGGGCTCGAGGGCGTGGAGCGCACCCAGTGGATCCCCGCCCAGGGCCAGAACCGCATCCACGCCATGATCGAGGGCCGCCCCGACTGGTGCATCAGCCGCCAGCGTGCCTGGGGCACGCCCATCACCGTGCTGCGCTGCGAAGCCTGCGGCGAGCCGCTGGTGGCCGATGCCATCTTCGAGGCTGCGGCCACGGCCATCGAGGCGGGCGGCATCGAGGCCTGGGCCGACCTCCCCGTGGACCGCCTGGTCCCTGCGGGGGCCCGGTGTGCCTGCGGCTCCACGGCCTTCCAGAAGGAAACGGACATCCTGGATGTGTGGATCGACTCGGGCGTCAGCGCCTCCGTCGTGTGCGCTTCGCACCCGGAACTGACCCGCGATGACTACGGCAAGTTCATCTACCTCGAGGGCTCGGATCAGCACCGGGGCTGGTTCCACAGCTCTCTGCTCTTCAACCTCGCCGCCACGGGCACCAAGCCCTACAAGCAGGTGGTCACCCACGGCTTCGTGCTGGACGGCAAGGGCCAGAAAATGTCCAAGAGCCTGGGCAATGTCATCACGCCGGAGGAGATCCTGAAGACCCTGGGCGCCGACATCCTCCGCTGGTGGGCCGCCTCCTGCGACTACAGCGAGGACATCCGCATCTCCAAGGAGATCCTCGACCGCAGTGCCGACGCCTACCGCAAGATCCGCAACACCCTGCGCTTTCTGCTGGGCGCCCTGGCGGATTTCGACCCGGCCCGGGATGCCGTTGCGCCTGCGGACCTCGCACCCCTGGACCGCTGGGTGCTGGATGCCTTTGCCCGCACCACGGTGGAGGCCCGGGACGCCTACACCCGCTTCGAGTTCCACCGCGCCACCCAGGCCATCCACGGCTTCTGCCAGCTGGAGCTGTCGGGCCGCTACTTCGAGATCATCAAGGATCGCCTCTATTGCGATGCCCTGGATTCGCCCCGCCGCGCCAGCTGCCGCCAAGCTTGCTGGGAACTGGCCCAGGGGCTCTGCACCCTGCTGGCCCCGGTCATGAGCTTCACGGCCGACGAAGCCTGGGAGCAGATCCCGGGATGCTCGGGAAGCGTGCACGAGCAACGGTTCCCGGAGCTCAAGGCTCCCGCTGGCGAGCCGAAGTGGGAGAAGTTGTGGCAGGTGCGCGAAGCCGTCCAGGCCGCGATGGAACCCCATCGGGCCGCCAAGACCATCGGCACGAGCCTGGATGCCGCCGTGGCCATCACGCTCGGAAGCGAGGCCGACTGGGATCTCCTGACTGGTCTCGGCGAATCGCTTGACGACCTCCTTGTGGTTTCCTCCATCGCCCGGGGCGTAGATCCGAGCGCCAGCAACGGCCCCATCGTCCTCGTCACCCCCCATGAGGGCGAGAAGTGCCCCCGCTGCTGGAACCGCAAGGGCGGCCATGGCGCCGGTGAGGACGCAGCCCTCTGCGTCCGCTGTGCCGCGGTGGTGGCCTAG
- the lspA gene encoding signal peptidase II, whose protein sequence is MRRLPWLLLPAFALAADLGSKAWILRTLGESESLPVIRGFFYLTLGFNRGAIFGSLTWLPAAARFVLFAVAGLAALIYFGRLFLARETPTWDRVALGLILGGALGNGIDRLLRGAVVDFLDFVFGTWHYWTFNLADSFILVGAVLYGLRMLLAPKVEHTTTEN, encoded by the coding sequence GTGCGCCGTCTGCCCTGGCTGCTGCTTCCAGCCTTCGCCCTTGCCGCGGATCTCGGCTCCAAGGCCTGGATTCTCCGGACCCTGGGCGAGAGCGAGTCCCTGCCCGTCATCCGGGGTTTCTTCTACCTGACCCTGGGCTTCAACCGCGGCGCCATCTTCGGCAGCCTCACCTGGCTGCCGGCGGCGGCGCGGTTCGTTCTTTTCGCGGTGGCGGGGCTGGCGGCGCTGATCTACTTCGGCCGCCTCTTCCTGGCCAGGGAAACGCCCACCTGGGACCGCGTGGCCCTGGGCCTCATTCTCGGCGGGGCGCTGGGAAATGGGATCGATCGCCTCTTGCGCGGTGCCGTGGTGGACTTCCTCGACTTCGTCTTCGGCACTTGGCACTACTGGACCTTCAACCTTGCCGACAGCTTCATCCTCGTGGGCGCCGTCCTCTACGGCCTGCGGATGCTCCTGGCGCCGAAGGTTGAGCACACGACCACTGAGAACTGA
- a CDS encoding DUF1028 domain-containing protein — protein sequence MRALLLALSLPLLASQPDPAAPRRPIHTYSIVARDPVTGDLGVAVQSHWFSVGASVPWAEPGVGAVATQSFTDPSYGTLGLALMKAGQPAPEALKALLAADGDREVRQVAMVDAQGRATAHTGAKCIQAAGHEVGEGFTVEANLMDKATVWPAMARAFRAAPGDLADRLLAALRAAQAEGGDIRGQQSAAILVVKGKPSGQPWNDRLFDLRVEDHPDPLKELGRLIQLRRAYRLMDEGDGFVTAAKWPEAKAAYAAAARLAPGIWEMPFWQAVALASSGQRDEALPLFKRVFAAEPFWKRLVPRLAEVDQLPKDPALLKAIEAQ from the coding sequence ATGCGCGCCCTTCTCCTGGCTCTGTCCCTGCCCCTTCTGGCATCGCAGCCGGATCCCGCGGCTCCGCGCCGCCCCATCCACACCTATTCCATCGTGGCCCGGGACCCGGTCACCGGGGACCTGGGCGTGGCGGTGCAGAGCCACTGGTTCTCGGTGGGCGCCTCGGTGCCCTGGGCCGAGCCCGGCGTCGGCGCCGTGGCGACACAAAGCTTCACCGATCCCAGCTACGGCACCCTGGGGCTGGCGCTCATGAAGGCCGGCCAACCCGCGCCCGAGGCCCTGAAGGCCCTGCTGGCGGCCGACGGCGACCGCGAGGTGCGGCAGGTGGCCATGGTGGACGCCCAAGGCCGAGCCACCGCCCACACGGGCGCCAAGTGCATCCAGGCGGCGGGCCACGAGGTGGGCGAGGGGTTCACGGTGGAGGCCAATCTCATGGACAAGGCCACGGTCTGGCCGGCCATGGCCCGGGCCTTCCGCGCCGCTCCAGGCGATCTCGCGGATCGCCTCCTGGCGGCCCTCCGCGCCGCCCAGGCCGAGGGTGGCGACATCCGCGGCCAGCAGAGCGCGGCCATCCTCGTCGTGAAAGGGAAGCCCTCCGGCCAGCCCTGGAACGACCGCCTCTTCGACCTGCGGGTGGAGGACCACCCCGATCCCCTGAAGGAGCTGGGCCGCCTCATCCAGCTGCGGCGGGCCTACCGGCTCATGGACGAGGGCGATGGCTTCGTCACCGCCGCCAAGTGGCCCGAAGCCAAGGCCGCCTACGCAGCCGCCGCCCGGCTGGCCCCCGGCATCTGGGAGATGCCCTTCTGGCAGGCGGTGGCCCTCGCCTCCAGCGGTCAGCGCGACGAAGCGCTCCCCCTCTTCAAGCGAGTCTTCGCCGCAGAACCCTTCTGGAAGCGCCTCGTCCCAAGACTCGCCGAAGTGGATCAGCTGCCCAAGGACCCTGCGCTGCTCAAGGCCATCGAAGCCCAATAA